CCGACTTGTGTagaatcgagaagaggtgtctagaggagggGGGGTTAGACCCTCAataaagaaaagtagcagtttttaatttcctCAAGTtaaagtggagttttagcacaagtttaaacattcacaatgcatttcaagcaagcatggcaagagtatatgagcagcggaaagtaaatcatgcaagttgcaagaatgtaaagggatgggattggagtatgcaaacgcagTTAGAGacgcggagatttttggcgtggttccaataggtggtgctatcgtacatccacgttgatggagacttcaacccatgaagggtaacagttgcgcgagtccacggagggctccacccacgaacggtccacaaagaagcaaccttgtctatcctaacatggccatcgcccacgaaggacttgcctcacttggtttgatcttcacgaattaggcgatctccttgcccttacaaacttcttggttcaactccacaatcttgacggaggctcccaagtgacacctaaccaatctaggagacaccactctccaaaaggtaatagatggtgtgttgatgatgaactccttgctcttgtgcttcaaatgatagtcttcccaacactcaactctctctcacagatttggatttggtggaaagatgatttgagtggaaagcaacttggggaaggctagatatcaagattctcgtggttggaatggaatatcttggtctcaacacttgagtaggtggttctttctcagaaaatgaatgctagatgtgtaggcacgttctgattgctctttccatgaatgaagagtgggtggaggggtatatatagcctccacacaaaatctagccattaaacataatttaccaaactcggtgggaccgaatcatgaaactcggtcagaccgatttagttcaaaatgtgaacgttagagttttcggtgggaccgatatgatcaactcggtgggaccgatgtgctagggttagggtaaaacctcaactcggtttgaccgattacacaaactcggtgggaccaattttggtaataagcaaaacaaagagttggtcaagcaaactcggtggtaaAGATTGCatttctcggtgagaccgaaattattgcaacaggtaatagagagtttgcaagcccatctcggtgagaccgagatcccatcggtgagactggactgattagggtttctggcagtggctatgtcatgtgaactcggtggcgccggatagatcaaatcggtggggctgagtttgactttaggtttagaacATATGTGGAACTGAGAAAGTGGTTgatgggctttggagcatatcacgaagcacttttgagcaagcaagccattaagcaacacctcatccccttttaatagtattggcttttcctatggactcaatgtgatcttggatcactaaaatggaaatgaagagtcttgagcttttgagcttttgccaatccttgtccttagcttcttgaaggggtttcacatcctcttATCCAAGCCACTCCActattgaactcatctgaaatgtactaggtaaaaatattagtccaacaagaggtatgttgacattaattacccaaatcacccagggagcacttgtgctttcaacttgccacccgcccctgcctcgcccgcgCCCATGCCCTACATGTCGCACGCCCGCCACGCTCACGGCCTGCCACCCGCACGGCTGCAGCCACGCGCTCCCGCTCCTGCTGCTGCGTCGCTAGGATGCCGGGGGAGGTGTCGACAGCTGGGCTGGGGGCGTGCgcaagagagagaggagagagaaaaGTTGTAGGTGAGACGTAGGGAGGGTGACATATGGGCCCGGCCGGACATGAGCGAATGAGGACGAAGCCATTGTGTCTATTTTTTGTCTGCTTTGGCCGCAGATCAACTTTGGTTTGAAAATGGAGCAGAACGGACAAGGAACAGACAAAAAATGGGTATACTCCCACGCGTTGGACCGTTTGTTCTGTTCATTTGACCTTAAACAGAACCCGGACAATCTGGGGTCATGCATCAGAGTTGCCCTTATCGTTGGTGATGGAGATggctttagagcatctccagccgcacccccaACAGGCCCCTCTCAGGCGCCTTTTTACGCGCCGATGACGAAAAACCCCACTCGCGCCCCCAAGACGTTGAAATCCGCCGGCTCGTCCCGTTTTTGGGACCGACAATCGCAGGCCGAACCTAGCGCACTAGGGGCGCTTGGGGGCTCCGGTGTAAGGGGAAAACACGCCTGGGCCACACTGTTAAGAGAAAAGTCAAGCCAATCATCCAGATTCGCCTCCCACCCCCGCGCGCTCGGCCACCACCCTGTCGATCCGGGCGCCGTCCACCGCCCACCACCGCTAGAtaggccattccccgccggaaaagagAGAAGGTTTCGCTGCGACAGCCTCTCCACCATCGTCCGGGCAAATTTTCTGGCGTTCCGGCAGCGCGGGGCGGTATACCGGCGGGTGTGCGCCCACCACGCCTGCCAGGTGTTTGGCGATTTGTctgctcggcgatggactcggacgacgaggaggcgctggccgcgctgctggaggaggaagccgatgccgGTGTCCAGGAAGAGGAacatctcatggtcctcgccgccctcaccggcctgctcgcgagcaatggaaagccgcggcgaggtggctcggcgccgggccgGATGAaaacaaagaaccggcatcgtctggaaggctactgcatgctctagtccgactacttcgccgatgctccactgcaCGGTGACAAAAGTATTTTGGcgtcgttatcggatgagccgaaagcttttcctcaggattgtgaatcacATCCgagagttcgacagctacttcaagtgcaagatggattgcaccggcaaatttggattcacctcaatccagaagtgcacgacagctatgaggatgcttgcatacggagctcccggtgattcactcgacgactatgggcgcatggccgagtcaacGGCCATTTACAAGTTCTgcggggcagtggtggcagtgtttatactgcaatacttgcgaacacccaatgcggaagacactgctcggatcctagcacatagtgcatcaagaggatttcctgggatgcttggaagcatcgactgcatgcattggaaatggaagaactgcccgtttgcttggcaggggatgtataaaggtgccaaaggcggttgcagtgtggtacttgaggcattGCCCACACATgatctctggatttggcactcattCTTTGGTATgtcggaactcacaatgacatcaacgtgctgcagtgctcccctgtctttgccaatcttgttgaaggtcattctcctccggtgaacttcgaggtcaatgggcggcactacaacaagggcactacctagctgatggcattTATCTaagatggtctacatttgtgaaaTCTATCTCAAAtgatgtgccaggaggcaagaagtcccactttgccaaggttcaggaggcttgcaggaaggatgtcgagcgggcatttggcgtgctccaatctcgatttgctgttgtccagtACTCTGCTCAGacttggtcgaaagatcaaatgtaggAGAACATGACTtattgtgtcatcttgcacaacatgatcattgagagcgagcaggacgagccagtgtttgacactgaaccatactacatgcagagtcctcttgcccaagttgatcaccagctaccggcaacctggactgcctacctcaatatgcgtcaggagatccgagacccataggtgcatcaacaactgcagcaGGATTTGGTGGAGcatctatggaggctcaagggcaacacctagctcgacgtgtgatgaaatatgatttttttatttATGAAACTATATAATTTggattgaactatttattgttgaactatttgatttctattcattttctgtgatgaactatgtgataaaattTTACTTATGATGAATTCACGCCGAACCACGTGAATATGGACCGATTCATGTTAATATCAGGTTATTTTTCGCCGAAAGTGGGCCGAAAAACGGGCACATTTATGCTAAAAATGGGGCGATATGGGCGTGTGGGGCGACCTGGGCGagactggagatgctcttagatacACTGTCGGGGAAAAATTCAGGAGCGCGCTTGCATTTTTTACTCTATAAAATGAAATCCGACAAAGACATCAACTCGAGTGCGACCGCGTCCCCCAGTAAAAAACTGGAGTGAACTGCACTCACACGGTCACACCTCTCTCGTCAGCTCAGCTCGTCCTGTCCCCTGTCGGCGCCCCAACCAGATCCCTCCCCCTCGCCGTCGCTTCCCAATCCGCGCCCCCGTCTCCCAGATCCGCACGAATGCTGGGGCGAGGGGTGGGGATGTCGGCGCCGCAGTGGCGCGGGGGCGCACTCGACCTGCGCGCAGCGCTGCGGTCGGGCGGTAACCTCCTATTCGGGCTCTTCGTGGCCGCCGTCCTCGCGTTCAcgctcctcgccgccgtccacagCCCCGACGACCCGCTCCTGCACCCTTCCTCCCACCAGCTCACCGCGTTCCTCACCTCCGCCACCTCCAATTCCACCTTCCTCGCCGACGACTCCGTGCTCCGTACCGGGGAGGACTTCGCCACCGCCTCCAACACCTCCGAGGACGCTCACGCCACTGTCGGACCCAAGTTCATCGAGCTCTCCGATGTTGGATCCGAGAAAACGGAGGTCGAGACGGAGCAGTCCGTCACCGTCGACACCGACACCGACTCCAACTCGGCTGCCCAGGAGGACAAGCCTATCGTGGAGGCTGTTTCCTGCGACACGGAGGCGCCGGTGGACTGCACGGGGGATAGGGAGCTCTTCAACCTGCTCATGCGTACGTCGATCGAGAGGTTCCCCGACCTCCACTTCTATCGCTTCGGCCGCCCCGTCGTCGTGCCGGAGAGCCCCATGGCCTGCGACCTCGCCTGGCGCTTCCGCCCAGCCGAAGACGCCAGAGGACGCACCACCTACTACAAGGACTACCGCCGGTTCACGCTCACCCGCGATATCAACACATGCTCCCTCGTGGTGGAAAGCATCGGCGAGTACCACTCCGGCACCGGCGCCAAGCGCAGTGGGCGGCGCAAGGGCaagaagggcaagaagggaaaGCGTGAGGCACCGGTGACCACAGACTTCGTGCCAGCCAAGACCCAGATGAGGATCGACGAGAATGGTGCTAATGCAGACACCACGACTGCTGCAGACCAGGTGTTTGTTGTTGGCGATGCCGTCAATGACAGCATGCCGGTGGTCGCTTCTGAGTCCGATTTCAGCCGCGGAAGGTACCTCATTTACATGGGCGGTGGTGAGAGATGCAAGAGCATGAACCACTACATTTGGGGCCTTTTGTGTGCGCTAGGTGAGGCGCAGTTCTTGAATCGGACACTTGTTATGGACTTCAACGTCTGCCTCAATTCCCGGTATACTGCCAGTGGCAAGGATGAAGAAAAGGATTTCAGGCTCTACTTTGATTTTGAGCACCTGAAGGAATCTGCATCGGTGATCGATCAGAGTCAGTTCTGGACAGACTGGGGGAAGTGGCACAAGAAGGATCGATTGAAGAATCACTATACCGAAGACATCAAGGTGACCCCGATGAAACTTCGCGACGTCAAGGACACGCTGATCATGAGGAAGTTTGGGCATGTTGAGCCGGATAACTACTGGTCACGTGTGTGCGAGGGTGAAACGGAGGCCATGATCAAACGGCCATGGCATTTCTTGTGGAAGTCGCGTCGCTTGATGGAGATTGTGTCTGCCATTGCCTCTCGAATGAGTTGGGATTTCGACTCGATGCACGTTGTGAGAGGAGAGAAAGCCCAGAACACACAGCTGTGGCCAAACCTTGATGCAGATACCTCGCCAGAAAATCTCCTTACGACACTCAATGATAAGGTTGGTGCCGGACGGTATTTGT
The sequence above is a segment of the Triticum dicoccoides isolate Atlit2015 ecotype Zavitan chromosome 1A, WEW_v2.0, whole genome shotgun sequence genome. Coding sequences within it:
- the LOC119267975 gene encoding uncharacterized protein LOC119267975, whose protein sequence is MLGRGVGMSAPQWRGGALDLRAALRSGGNLLFGLFVAAVLAFTLLAAVHSPDDPLLHPSSHQLTAFLTSATSNSTFLADDSVLRTGEDFATASNTSEDAHATVGPKFIELSDVGSEKTEVETEQSVTVDTDTDSNSAAQEDKPIVEAVSCDTEAPVDCTGDRELFNLLMRTSIERFPDLHFYRFGRPVVVPESPMACDLAWRFRPAEDARGRTTYYKDYRRFTLTRDINTCSLVVESIGEYHSGTGAKRSGRRKGKKGKKGKREAPVTTDFVPAKTQMRIDENGANADTTTAADQVFVVGDAVNDSMPVVASESDFSRGRYLIYMGGGERCKSMNHYIWGLLCALGEAQFLNRTLVMDFNVCLNSRYTASGKDEEKDFRLYFDFEHLKESASVIDQSQFWTDWGKWHKKDRLKNHYTEDIKVTPMKLRDVKDTLIMRKFGHVEPDNYWSRVCEGETEAMIKRPWHFLWKSRRLMEIVSAIASRMSWDFDSMHVVRGEKAQNTQLWPNLDADTSPENLLTTLNDKVGAGRYLYIATDESDKSFFDPLKNKYKTRFLDDFKDLWDENSEWYAETKELNNGKPVEFDGYMRVAVDTEVFLRGKRKLETFNDLTQDCKDGVNTCAASA